A genomic region of Mus pahari chromosome 22, PAHARI_EIJ_v1.1, whole genome shotgun sequence contains the following coding sequences:
- the Plekhf2 gene encoding pleckstrin homology domain-containing family F member 2, which produces MVDRLANSEANTRRISIVENCFGAAGQPLTIPGRVLIGEGVLTKLCRKKPKARQFFLFNDILVYGNIVIQKKKYNKQHIIPLENVTIDSIKDEGELRNGWLIKTPTKSFAVYAATATEKSEWMNHINKCVTDLLSKSGKTPSNEHAAVWVPDSEATVCMRCQKAKFTPVNRRHHCRKCGFVVCGPCSEKRFLLPSQSSKPVRICDFCYDLLSTGDMAACQPTRSDSYSQSLKSPLNDASDDDDDDDSSD; this is translated from the coding sequence ATGGTGGATCGCCTGGCAAACAGTGAGGCAAATACTAGACGCATAAGTATTGTGGAGAACTGTTTTGGAGCAGCCGGTCAGCCCTTGACCATCCCTGGGCGTGTGCTTATTGGAGAAGGAGTATTGACTAAGCTGTGCAGAAAGAAGCCTAAAGCAAGGcagtttttcttatttaatgataTTCTTGTATACGGCAATATTGTTATCCAGAagaaaaaatacaacaaacagcATATTATTCCCTTGGAAAATGTCACTATTGATTCCATCAAAGATGAAGGGGAATTACGGAATGGATGGCTTATTAAGACACCGACTAAGTCGTTTGCAGTTTATGCTGCCACTGCCACGGAGAAGTCAGAGTGGATGAATCACATAAATAAGTGTGTCACTGATTTACTCTCCAAAAGTGGGAAGACGCCCAGCAACGAGCATGCTGCCGTCTGGGTTCCTGACTCTGAGGCCACCGTGTGTATGCGCTGCCAGAAAGCAAAATTTACACCAGTCAATCGGCGGCACCATTGCCGCAAATGTGGCTTTGTTGTCTGTGGTCCCTGCTCTGAAAAGCGATTTCTTCTTCCCAGCCAGTCTTCTAAACCTGTGCGGATTTGTGACTTCTGCTATGACCTGCTTTCCACGGGGGACATGGCCGCATGTCAGCCAACTAGATCAGACTCTTACAGTCAGTCGTTGAAGTCTCCTTTAAATGATGCAtctgatgatgacgacgatgatgatagCAGTGACTAA